Proteins found in one Magnetospirillum sp. WYHS-4 genomic segment:
- a CDS encoding type II toxin-antitoxin system RelE/ParE family toxin, producing MRRVVFRPHARQDLDDIAEFIALDNLDRAISFVDELGQACRHRADFPLSGRDRSDMAAGLRSFAHKNYVIYYFVLAGGNGIEIAHVIHGARDHETIMRDEDESLG from the coding sequence ATGCGCCGCGTCGTATTTCGTCCGCACGCTCGACAAGACCTGGACGATATCGCCGAATTCATTGCCCTGGACAATCTGGACCGGGCCATTTCGTTCGTCGATGAACTTGGGCAGGCATGCCGGCACCGGGCCGATTTTCCGCTTTCCGGTCGTGATCGCTCGGATATGGCGGCCGGCTTGCGGAGCTTCGCCCACAAGAACTACGTCATCTACTATTTCGTTTTGGCGGGCGGCAACGGTATCGAGATTGCCCATGTGATCCACGGCGCGCGCGATCATGAAACCATCATGCGCGACGAAGACGAAAGCCTCGGGTAA